From Paenibacillus sp. GP183, one genomic window encodes:
- a CDS encoding ABC transporter ATP-binding protein: protein MTSPIVVAEKVTKRYDKKTALDDLNLTIPAGRIVGILGPNGCGKSSLFRAITGLIRPDEGRLEVLGQPVGWQTNQGIAYLPDRARWYPNYTAQQAFDWGQSFLPRFDIEIARWLVAFMDIELNMKIAGMSRGQEARVMLVLCLARHVPLIILDEPFAGIDVLSREAIVAGLFDYLEHSEQSVLISTHDIQEVEGLFDYTVMMNQGRAIWSGETDELRARHGSLHDVFRTLYKKEWER, encoded by the coding sequence GTGACTTCACCCATTGTCGTTGCCGAAAAAGTGACGAAGCGATATGACAAGAAAACCGCGCTCGACGACCTTAATCTTACCATTCCAGCCGGCCGGATCGTCGGGATACTCGGTCCCAATGGATGCGGCAAGTCCAGCCTGTTTCGCGCGATCACCGGTTTGATCAGACCGGATGAAGGGAGGCTGGAAGTGCTCGGTCAACCGGTCGGTTGGCAAACGAACCAAGGAATCGCCTATTTGCCGGACAGAGCGCGATGGTATCCGAATTATACGGCGCAGCAAGCATTCGATTGGGGACAATCGTTCCTTCCGCGCTTCGATATAGAGATCGCGCGGTGGCTAGTTGCCTTTATGGATATCGAACTCAACATGAAAATCGCCGGCATGAGCCGCGGACAGGAGGCCCGGGTTATGCTCGTCCTCTGTTTGGCACGGCATGTGCCGCTGATCATCTTGGACGAACCGTTTGCCGGGATCGACGTGCTTTCCAGAGAAGCTATCGTTGCCGGTTTGTTCGATTATCTGGAGCACAGTGAGCAGTCCGTATTGATCAGCACCCACGATATTCAGGAGGTCGAGGGATTGTTCGACTACACCGTGATGATGAATCAAGGGAGAGCCATTTGGTCGGGCGAAACGGATGAATTGCGGGCCCGGCACGGATCCTTGCACGATGTGTTCCGGACACTGTACAAAAAGGAGTGGGAACGGTGA
- a CDS encoding GntR family transcriptional regulator encodes MEQSSNAWLRFRIDFSQPIYEQILDQVRSAIAKGEIGLGDRMPSVRELAQELRINPNTVMRAYQELERDGLTEKRRGQGTYVTSSAERVRSFRTDLATKYIDAFMAQMESLGVAWTDIEHYVMKKKQLDRGGMEP; translated from the coding sequence ATGGAACAATCTTCGAATGCCTGGCTGCGATTCCGGATCGACTTCAGTCAACCGATATACGAACAAATACTTGATCAGGTGCGAAGCGCTATCGCGAAAGGAGAGATCGGGTTGGGAGACAGGATGCCTTCTGTTCGGGAATTGGCGCAGGAATTGCGCATTAATCCGAATACCGTCATGCGGGCTTATCAGGAATTGGAGAGGGACGGGTTAACAGAAAAACGCCGCGGACAAGGAACTTATGTCACTTCATCGGCGGAGCGCGTAAGGTCGTTTCGTACTGATCTTGCAACCAAATATATTGACGCTTTTATGGCGCAAATGGAAAGCCTGGGGGTTGCCTGGACGGATATTGAACACTATGTCATGAAAAAGAAACAATTGGATAGAGGAGGGATGGAGCCGTGA
- a CDS encoding TniQ family protein: MDPYAKLEIGQEEIILPAISTLYCLQPMGLNTMAAESLTSYIARQSQAHCIKTGNLFSRLLFPYLDKEYMNQGGSGFYTSAHLINGLTKIATEFVDMLRELTLSNILDQLTLLRYKNVIPTRGLLRRNKAWCPLCFQEMREQKLTVYEPLMWMLQALSVCMKHDISLQEICPHCSNTNLVLEGRSAPGYCSNCSSWLGSREEERIQTKANEWELCKGRLIKDLLSSEISDFKRDDVKWTLMKLAQLYTNDNISGFAKFIGVPKTSFWGWYTGKNLPTLEDVMRICNKCDISLGSFYSGNRLGSNSQYVISAKRIKKENFILTQKSVAEVGRIFKQLVLDRKNMRINVTSMAKEVQVNKKTLYKYFGPICKQQTRMNRYYKVGQKNLRIIKLSGEISKAFSSLFSSGLLPTVRRIEIELQRPAILREKKMSRHYKLCREVFNI; this comes from the coding sequence ATGGATCCTTACGCTAAGTTAGAGATAGGACAGGAAGAAATTATTTTACCGGCGATAAGTACCTTATATTGCCTGCAACCAATGGGTTTAAATACAATGGCTGCTGAATCCCTAACAAGTTATATCGCTCGACAATCTCAGGCGCATTGCATCAAAACTGGAAATCTGTTCTCAAGGCTCTTATTCCCGTATTTAGATAAGGAATATATGAACCAGGGCGGAAGTGGCTTTTACACTTCAGCCCACTTAATAAATGGATTAACAAAAATTGCAACTGAATTTGTAGACATGCTACGCGAATTAACCCTAAGCAACATTTTAGATCAACTTACTTTGTTACGGTATAAAAATGTGATTCCTACTCGGGGATTGTTAAGAAGAAATAAGGCATGGTGCCCCTTGTGTTTTCAAGAGATGAGAGAACAAAAACTTACTGTTTATGAACCACTAATGTGGATGCTCCAAGCTTTGAGTGTATGTATGAAGCATGACATTAGTCTTCAAGAAATATGTCCACACTGTTCAAATACAAATTTAGTTCTAGAAGGCAGAAGTGCTCCCGGTTACTGTTCAAACTGCTCCTCTTGGCTTGGTAGTCGAGAAGAAGAAAGGATTCAGACTAAGGCTAATGAATGGGAACTTTGTAAGGGGAGATTAATTAAAGATCTGCTTTCGTCTGAGATATCAGATTTTAAAAGAGATGATGTCAAATGGACTTTAATGAAGTTAGCCCAGCTTTACACGAATGACAATATATCTGGGTTTGCCAAGTTTATAGGTGTTCCTAAAACATCATTCTGGGGATGGTATACAGGAAAAAACCTTCCGACCCTCGAGGATGTAATGAGGATATGCAACAAATGCGACATCTCACTTGGTTCTTTTTATTCTGGGAATAGGTTAGGTAGTAATAGTCAATATGTGATATCTGCAAAAAGAATCAAAAAAGAAAACTTCATACTCACACAAAAGTCGGTAGCTGAAGTGGGCAGGATATTTAAACAATTGGTGTTGGATCGAAAAAATATGCGAATAAACGTTACAAGTATGGCTAAAGAAGTGCAAGTCAATAAAAAGACATTGTATAAGTATTTTGGACCAATTTGTAAACAGCAGACGCGTATGAACAGGTATTACAAAGTCGGACAAAAGAATTTACGGATTATTAAATTAAGTGGTGAAATATCAAAAGCATTTTCTTCGTTATTTAGTTCGGGTTTATTGCCTACTGTTCGTAGAATCGAGATAGAGTTACAGCGGCCAGCTATCTTACGAGAGAAAAAGATGAGTCGGCATTATAAATTGTGTAGGGAAGTATTCAATATATAG
- a CDS encoding Mu transposase C-terminal domain-containing protein, with amino-acid sequence MPPVREYAEQLGLSFRIRTDKEIDWVFQSNLQFLEDYLLEENVEVPQDMRQKIMDIVNEKQGISLKELINRFGGQSDSVYKLIVLDDIYIDLCQERLTEWEYVRVYTNEIIANVHAKLRYCHKTEGKFTGAVDIKAGNKVQWDGRAWTILNHGETTTILLGESNEQLPLTNEVFIDLIKSGDIQNLRADFKEEDELLSEILSTAGPMDLEKAIRRFNIVFPLINCEMSVEDSGIPSRTLRGWISDYKKGEEVHGNGFIGLLPDSKSQGNRTPRLSEETKALIDVYIEEEYETSTNKKMKTVWRALKEKCAEKKIHCPSYQTFCEHVKLRPLYEQTKKREGFKAANNHKPFYFELEQTTPRHGERPFQIGHIDHTELDLDLRCPKTGKSLGKAWITFLVDAFTRRILAFYLSFNPPSYRSCMMVIRECVKRHGRLPRNLVVDGGKEFASVYFDTLLALYKINKKERKGQPRFGSVIERLFGVTNEMLIHNLLGNTQVMKNVRQVTPDVNPKGKSVWTLSELTQLMALWTYEVYDTKDHIALGESPRDAHLHGMAQSGQREFTMIPYNEDFKMLTLPTTRNKTAKVYVGRGIKLNYIYYYSPALRQADVENTQVPVRYDPFNVGIAYAFVKGRWTQLRSEQYMTFINRTEKEIQIITEELKKRTSNTVKAGDSITASKIAAFLNSSEGKQITLMQHLKDLESRQAQMVLDGKPATEPVNSQVSKEQNIETHSMVENHANKGTTIRQPSKPKLRENPTYIAYGELS; translated from the coding sequence ATGCCACCAGTAAGGGAATACGCAGAGCAGCTCGGTTTATCTTTTCGAATTCGTACTGATAAGGAAATTGATTGGGTGTTTCAAAGCAATCTTCAATTTCTTGAGGATTACCTGCTAGAGGAAAATGTAGAAGTTCCACAGGACATGAGACAAAAGATAATGGATATCGTAAACGAGAAGCAGGGAATATCACTTAAAGAATTAATTAATCGATTTGGTGGACAATCTGACTCAGTATATAAATTAATTGTGTTGGATGATATTTATATTGACTTGTGTCAAGAAAGATTAACTGAGTGGGAATATGTTCGAGTATATACCAATGAGATTATAGCCAACGTACATGCCAAGCTACGCTATTGTCATAAAACAGAAGGGAAGTTTACTGGGGCGGTCGATATAAAAGCAGGTAACAAAGTCCAATGGGATGGTCGGGCTTGGACTATCCTAAATCACGGGGAAACTACCACAATACTTCTCGGTGAAAGCAATGAACAACTTCCACTCACTAATGAGGTGTTTATTGATTTAATAAAATCTGGTGACATTCAAAACTTGAGGGCTGATTTCAAAGAAGAAGACGAATTGTTGAGTGAAATTTTATCGACTGCTGGTCCAATGGACTTGGAGAAGGCAATAAGAAGATTCAATATTGTATTTCCCTTAATCAACTGCGAAATGTCCGTCGAAGATTCCGGTATTCCATCCCGTACATTACGTGGTTGGATAAGTGATTATAAGAAAGGGGAAGAGGTCCACGGTAATGGGTTCATTGGTCTACTACCTGATTCCAAAAGTCAAGGAAATAGAACACCTCGGTTGTCGGAAGAAACTAAAGCTCTAATTGATGTATACATTGAAGAAGAATATGAAACTAGTACGAACAAAAAGATGAAAACGGTGTGGAGGGCTCTTAAAGAGAAGTGTGCTGAGAAGAAGATTCACTGTCCAAGCTATCAAACATTTTGTGAACATGTAAAATTAAGACCTCTATACGAACAGACTAAAAAGCGGGAAGGATTTAAAGCCGCGAATAATCATAAGCCTTTTTATTTTGAGTTAGAACAGACTACTCCTCGTCATGGAGAACGCCCTTTTCAAATTGGACATATTGATCATACAGAACTTGATCTTGACTTAAGATGTCCTAAGACAGGTAAGTCATTGGGAAAGGCATGGATCACATTTCTTGTAGATGCATTCACAAGGCGAATTCTGGCCTTTTACTTATCATTCAACCCTCCAAGTTATCGTTCTTGCATGATGGTTATTAGAGAATGTGTAAAAAGACATGGCCGACTGCCAAGAAATCTCGTTGTTGACGGTGGTAAGGAATTTGCCAGTGTTTACTTTGACACTTTGTTAGCATTATACAAAATTAATAAAAAGGAACGTAAAGGACAACCACGGTTTGGTTCAGTTATTGAAAGACTTTTTGGCGTTACAAATGAAATGTTGATTCATAATCTATTAGGTAACACTCAAGTGATGAAAAATGTTAGACAAGTCACTCCGGATGTAAATCCAAAGGGAAAATCAGTTTGGACATTATCTGAATTAACACAATTAATGGCCTTGTGGACATACGAGGTCTACGATACGAAAGATCACATTGCTTTGGGTGAAAGTCCGAGGGATGCCCATTTACATGGAATGGCTCAATCGGGACAACGTGAATTTACGATGATTCCGTACAACGAAGATTTCAAGATGCTAACTTTGCCAACAACAAGAAATAAAACTGCTAAGGTTTATGTGGGTCGAGGAATCAAGCTAAACTACATTTATTACTACTCGCCTGCTCTAAGACAAGCAGATGTGGAGAATACTCAGGTTCCAGTACGTTATGACCCATTTAATGTAGGCATCGCATACGCATTTGTAAAGGGCAGATGGACTCAGTTAAGGTCAGAGCAGTACATGACATTTATTAATCGAACTGAAAAAGAAATTCAAATTATTACTGAAGAACTTAAGAAAAGAACAAGCAATACGGTGAAAGCCGGTGATAGTATAACTGCTTCTAAGATTGCGGCTTTCCTTAACTCGTCCGAAGGAAAACAAATTACATTAATGCAGCATCTTAAAGATCTTGAATCACGACAAGCGCAGATGGTTCTAGACGGGAAACCAGCAACAGAACCAGTGAACAGCCAAGTTTCAAAAGAGCAAAACATAGAGACTCATTCTATGGTCGAAAACCATGCAAATAAAGGAACTACCATAAGGCAACCCTCGAAGCCGAAGTTGCGTGAAAATCCAACATACATTGCATACGGGGAGTTGTCATAA
- a CDS encoding ATP-binding protein — MTKKIAPTNPNSIEVPRFPEALLSSSIQERVKYFENYQTNHPHLSEARDKLLDAITNPGNRSIVMVCGPSGVGKSTLFKVVRNHIIKNFVQTNKGHIPIVGVEAVAPDNSNFDIRDFYIRSLEALMEPLIEYKIYYEDDIKYSNDDKNRDLRKSLENALKNRAPKAFLIDEAQHFTKVTSGKKLEGQMDLLKSMASLSKVLHVLIGTYELVPFINQSGQLSRREFNIHLPRYRHENKNDMQAFENVIYIFQRNIPLEKEPDLVSHIDYLYEGTIGCVGTLKDWLFKAVKETLESKKKKLTMDCLKKHAYQTDQCMTMLLEARENEDFDVENEIKSAEYRNLLYHGVIPSNKNQSKKNETNTGGNKKPGVRKPTRDPVGVQQM, encoded by the coding sequence ATGACTAAAAAAATTGCACCTACAAATCCAAACTCCATTGAGGTACCAAGATTTCCAGAAGCTCTGCTTTCATCATCAATCCAGGAGCGAGTAAAATACTTTGAAAACTATCAAACAAATCATCCTCATTTAAGTGAAGCTAGAGATAAATTGCTAGACGCCATCACCAATCCAGGTAATCGGTCAATTGTCATGGTTTGTGGTCCAAGTGGGGTCGGTAAATCGACCCTCTTCAAAGTTGTTAGAAATCACATCATCAAAAATTTTGTGCAAACGAATAAAGGACATATACCGATTGTAGGGGTTGAGGCAGTAGCCCCCGACAATAGCAATTTTGATATTAGGGATTTTTATATTCGATCTTTGGAAGCTTTAATGGAGCCGTTAATCGAATACAAGATTTATTATGAAGACGATATTAAGTATTCAAATGATGATAAAAACAGAGATCTTCGGAAGTCTCTAGAGAATGCTCTTAAGAACCGTGCCCCTAAGGCCTTTTTAATTGATGAAGCTCAACATTTTACAAAAGTTACATCTGGGAAAAAACTAGAGGGTCAAATGGATTTGTTGAAGTCTATGGCCTCACTTTCTAAGGTTTTGCATGTACTAATAGGCACATATGAATTAGTTCCTTTCATAAACCAGAGTGGGCAACTTTCTCGCAGGGAATTCAACATTCATTTACCGCGCTATCGTCATGAAAATAAAAATGATATGCAGGCCTTCGAAAACGTTATTTATATTTTCCAACGTAATATTCCGTTGGAAAAGGAACCGGATCTCGTATCACATATTGATTATTTATATGAAGGAACCATTGGGTGTGTTGGAACATTGAAAGATTGGTTATTTAAAGCTGTCAAGGAAACATTGGAGTCTAAGAAAAAAAAGTTAACTATGGACTGTTTGAAGAAACATGCATACCAAACTGATCAGTGTATGACAATGCTTTTAGAGGCTCGTGAAAACGAAGACTTTGATGTAGAGAATGAGATTAAAAGCGCTGAGTATAGAAATTTACTATACCACGGAGTTATACCATCAAATAAAAACCAATCAAAAAAGAATGAAACAAATACAGGGGGAAATAAAAAACCGGGAGTAAGGAAACCAACACGCGATCCTGTGGGAGTACAGCAAATGTAA
- a CDS encoding TniQ family protein: MYDTITTEFGFNEYKDEVSTFYSLEPRGRNSYLIECLTSYITRLASVHNVSTGRLLIFINQLNVISPLTSSRKNPVELGKQLNGVGSASKDYCMILNNLTLQQDLTELTLIPWVGVRASRLLRKSRAWCPLCLSEWKNQHKTIYEPLIWSMKHVTFCPKHNIRLHEQCIHCKSDVSFLVSNNRVGRCTKCYRWLGEGGLLKTEPISEWERWIVNNIVYLMDKITQNKLSINRDTVEQIINSITNDGFKGNISEAARKMGFGTILYSQWKNGYASTPLEAILKMAYYVDTPVTELMANNYKFNKDNFNVSATDISITKKKRDEASFLAARNKLRVIIDENEFPPPSVCEVGRRLKLHTSFLYRHAGNECKIISDRYMSYKSEMSSRRLSQLHSDLKMIIETKWKKDGQIPGDRYIQKKLQGPYYHEEVKHIVEKVKQELNLI; the protein is encoded by the coding sequence ATGTACGATACCATAACAACAGAGTTTGGTTTTAACGAATATAAAGATGAAGTTAGTACATTTTATTCTTTGGAACCAAGGGGACGGAATAGTTATTTGATTGAATGTTTAACAAGCTATATAACAAGGTTGGCATCAGTTCATAATGTTTCTACTGGTAGACTGTTAATATTTATAAATCAATTAAATGTGATTTCTCCACTCACCAGTAGCAGGAAAAATCCCGTTGAACTAGGAAAGCAGTTGAATGGCGTAGGAAGTGCATCCAAAGACTATTGTATGATTTTAAATAATCTTACTTTGCAGCAAGATCTCACCGAATTAACATTGATTCCATGGGTTGGAGTTAGAGCATCGCGGTTACTTCGAAAGTCTAGGGCTTGGTGTCCACTATGTTTAAGCGAATGGAAGAACCAACATAAAACGATTTATGAGCCTTTAATTTGGTCCATGAAACATGTCACATTTTGTCCAAAACATAATATTCGTTTGCATGAACAATGTATTCACTGTAAGTCTGATGTGTCATTTTTAGTATCAAACAACAGGGTAGGTCGATGCACAAAATGTTATAGATGGTTGGGGGAAGGGGGGCTTTTAAAAACCGAGCCAATCTCTGAATGGGAACGCTGGATAGTAAACAATATTGTATATTTAATGGATAAGATAACACAAAATAAACTCTCTATTAATAGAGACACTGTTGAGCAAATTATAAACTCAATCACGAACGATGGTTTTAAAGGCAATATTTCCGAGGCTGCAAGGAAAATGGGATTTGGCACAATTCTTTATAGTCAATGGAAAAATGGTTATGCATCCACCCCTCTGGAAGCAATATTAAAAATGGCTTACTACGTTGACACACCGGTCACAGAATTAATGGCAAATAATTATAAGTTTAACAAGGATAATTTTAACGTCTCTGCCACAGATATAAGTATTACAAAGAAAAAACGAGATGAGGCATCGTTTCTAGCGGCAAGAAATAAACTTCGGGTAATTATTGATGAAAATGAATTTCCCCCACCCAGTGTATGTGAGGTTGGTAGAAGATTAAAGCTCCATACAAGTTTTTTATATAGACACGCTGGCAATGAATGCAAAATTATTTCAGACAGGTACATGAGTTATAAAAGTGAAATGAGTTCTCGCAGATTATCACAATTACATTCAGATCTGAAGATGATCATTGAGACGAAGTGGAAAAAAGATGGGCAAATTCCAGGTGATCGGTACATACAAAAAAAATTACAAGGTCCATATTATCACGAAG